In the Populus trichocarpa isolate Nisqually-1 chromosome 1, P.trichocarpa_v4.1, whole genome shotgun sequence genome, CGTCATGGTGTTGATAAGCCTAAAAACACCCCTCCAGTCTTGTCATATTTTGGATTCGAACTTCTCATTTCTTTAAATCCCAGTTCCACCAATCATAcaaatgttttttcctttttgtgatAGATTCGAGAAAATTCTCCAATATCTTCACCTTTAAATCCCAGTTCCACCAATCAAGTCTTGTCATGCTGTTTACTGATTTTTTGGAAAcgtttcttaaaaaattcaatttttaaaaaaaaaaaaattaatttttgatacggttattttaaaaataattttttaaaaataaaaaaatatattttaatatatttcaatataaaaaacactttaaaaaactataataacccCACTCTAAAacagaaagcaaagaaagaaacgcATTACTCGAAATTTACAGGCTGCCAAACATGGGGTCCTGTCGACAGCATGCCGTATCGAATTTGGACAGAAATTAAACAACGTTGATTCTAAAATCTGAAATTTGGAAGAGTCAAATTTGCAATATACCTGCAATGATATCGGCTCCACCGCTAATAAACTTGGAGATGCTATGCACAACCACATCAGCTCCTAGTCTAGCCGGGGACAGAACCATCGGAGAAAAAGTATTGTCCACCACAACCGTCGCCCCTTTATCATGGGCTATTCTACTCAGTTCAGGGATGTTAGCAACAGTCAGAGTTGGGTTAGATATGGACTCAAAGTACAAAACTTTGGTCTGTCCTTCAACCATTGCATTTTTCACCATCTCGTGATCATTGATATCAACAAATGTTGTCGTTATGTTACATGCCCTTGGTAAGAAATGGGTTAGTAATGCATGAGTCCCACCATAGAGAGTCCTTGATGCCACCATGTGGCCTCCACTGCTGCAAAGTTGTAGCAACACAGATGATATCGCAGACATGCCTGTCCAAAACAAACCATTCCAAGTCCATTATGATattttgtaaatgtttttttttctcccgtCAAAATAGATACCTTATTTTAGGTGCCTTATTGACCCAATATTCAAAATCAAActgtgtatataaaaaaaattaaaaaaaatacaagaagttTATTTCTGGAATCAAATCCTATGAAATTCATGATGCATATATATGTACCAATCTGTCACACATTTATATGCATTCTCATGTAACATACATAATCAAGACAAGTTGTGCAATTACAACTCACAAATTGTggagagtgttttttttaaaaaaaaaaatcaatcttaataTTCTAATTTAGTTTAGGTTTATGTATAAGCTGGCCATTAAAAAACCATTATTCTTAAATTGTAGAAACTATTgatagtaataaaaattaatttaccacTAGCGGTGCAATAGGCAGCCTCAGTGCCTTCAAGGGCAGCCATCTGACGGCCAAGATTTAAAACTGTGGGATTAAAGTGCCGGCTGTATATGAAGAAGTCACGGTCAGGACCAAGCTCGCCAGCAAACATACGGCGCATGGTCTCAGGCTCCATGACAGTGAAGGTGGCAGACGCCTCAATAGACATGTTAACACCACCATGTTCACCAAATTCATGCCTTGCGGAAGCTAATGCTGCAGCTGGGTCCTCCCACATCGAAGGCAAGCCTGTAGACAACATTGATTTCTTAttagaaacaataaaatcatcatcaccatcttgCCCTGTCGATGATCTTTTCTTGCCGGAAAAAACAAAGCCCTGTTGGTTCTTGGTTTCAGCCATGGCTACAAACTATTAAGAAATCAAAGAGAGAGATATGTAGACAAGAATCCTTTAAcccttttattataaaaaaaacaataataaggGAATGAGAGATGATTGCTGTGGAAGAAGGATTTGTGGttctatatatagagagagagcaGAGCTGCAAACgagataaaatttattcaaaatattgtAATGAGGTCAAAAGGTAATTAATTATGCGGTTATAAGCCATTAGGTGTTTATAACATAGTACAGTGAATGTAGACATTTTTTAGAGggtaaatcaattaattaactgGGAATCTGTTTACCGTTTCATTTATGTGGTCTGAAATGGATAATcttcaaattacaaaaaaattctaCATAGATTGGTAAGATATTAAATCGGTAGCACGCGTGATGTCGCGGCctagattaaaaacaaaaaccgaaaaaaaaagagataaattttaaaaaaaagtaaaagtaatcaagtgaaattttaattaatttaataatacaataaaaaataaaacaacaacagcaaaaataaatgaaaaaaatattacgacTAGCAAAGTTGGGTTACCAAGTAAAATTCATGACTTGAACATGAGATACGtcaaaattacatatttttatacGTTTTAGATCATGAAATCAGAataattcgataaaaaaaaattgttgataaataaaaacaaaattgtaaaaactaaaagaaaaatataaatcgaGCTATTTGATAGCATCACATGGGTTATTtaccatattattttaaaaaaattatttattaaaattaatttataataaaaattaacaaactcataaaattattgaataaaacaaaaggaaaaataaaatactatataaagttgcacatattaaaaatatcataaaaataaacatttttaattgacaaaattaaattaaatttatatatatataaaatacaaatgaatCATATCAAcctcatgaaaaattaaagacacccaatataattaaaaaataattgcactatttaaaaaagactaaataagtaaaaaaaaaatggcatagcagcggtattaattaaaaaataaacttacaaactatttcaaaaaagacataaaaaggtattaattgaaaaataaattaccaaaATAGGAAAAACTTAGGCATATGGGGCTTGAAGCCCATGGTCACATGTCGAGGCctgctattttttcttttttaaaaggggCGTCATCCACcccaactttttttataaaaaaaaataggcagACAACACATCACTTGTTGTAGCAAACAATGTGTCATATGCCAACCCAGATCCCGACCATTGCTGTGGTAGCTAAAAAATCGGGCCTAcagttttttttacctaaaaagcttgtttttttacctaaaaaccgaacaaaaaaaaatcgattaaaccgcttaaaatttaaaaaaaaacagccgaTCCGgtccggtttcggttttataagcaaaaaaatgaaaaaaccgaacaggaaaaaaatgagccaaaccggttttgtcctaaaaaaccagaCCGAAACTcgtcggtttgaaccagtttcggtttgttttaaaaaaaaatcggtttgGTTAGTTACAAATTTGAAAGCACCACCTATATTACCCGTGTTTTTTACTCCAgtctattatttttcaattcaacccttcctccaaaaaaaaatgttatttggtgctaattttattttaaaatggcTTAATTGTGGAAAGAAGAAGtttgatgattaaattaaaattttaaaaaaaagtcacgTGATTTTATGCATATTGAAAACACCACACacattagtttttgttaattcgCCTTCCTTTCAGCTTTTATTAACAACAGCTACTAAATTTTCTAAATTGGTtatatagttttcaattatatcagAGATATTTCTGGAATGCGTATTTCACAGTATTTGACCTGGATAAATTACTGTATTTCTGGATTTCATAACTAACCATACCTGTTGTGGCTCATTTCCATACAAAAGGCATGCGCTTGGCTTCAAGAAAGGAAATACAAATTGTAggaataaataagatatatttgCCTTGGAGATTGGGATGTGATTGTCGCACATAATTATCAGAACCGACCAGGCAGTTCACCCGGTTAAGAAGCCGGGTTTTGGGTTACATGATTTAACTCTGATCAACtcgaaaaaatttaaaaaaatatatttaaagttttaatatttaatataaaaaaattaagaaacaattcatatgaatataaggtatatatgttataaataatgaaatttaaaagaatattttaaaaggttttttatcccatattgaaaaaacataacttttttcttatgaatatagagtatatatactaaaaagctttaaatctcacattaaaaaaataaaatatttttctagtatttatatagtaaactttgaaaatga is a window encoding:
- the LOC7477821 gene encoding methionine gamma-lyase; translated protein: MAETKNQQGFVFSGKKRSSTGQDGDDDFIVSNKKSMLSTGLPSMWEDPAAALASARHEFGEHGGVNMSIEASATFTVMEPETMRRMFAGELGPDRDFFIYSRHFNPTVLNLGRQMAALEGTEAAYCTASGMSAISSVLLQLCSSGGHMVASRTLYGGTHALLTHFLPRACNITTTFVDINDHEMVKNAMVEGQTKVLYFESISNPTLTVANIPELSRIAHDKGATVVVDNTFSPMVLSPARLGADVVVHSISKFISGGADIIAGAVCGPANLVNSMMDLQHGALMLLGPTMNAKVAFELSERIPHLGLRMKEHCHRAMVYATKIKKLGLNVIYPGLEDHPQHELLKSMANKEYGFGGLLCIDMETEEKANRLMNHLQNCTQFGFMAVSLGYYETLMSCSGSSTSSELNDEEQALAGISPGLVRISVGFVGTLAQKWSQFEKAFSRLQDSGLYKN